AAAGCAGTATATGATTAATAAAAATGCTAACATTGTAAAAAATATTTGAGAATAACTATTTGTAATAACATACTTTGCAATCGGATATTGACTCATATAAAAAGAGTATAAAAAGCCCTTTGATGGCAGTCCGAGCTCCATTGTCCAAAATTCTTTTTGAGTACCGAAGAAATGAAAAGGACTTCCATAATTGGAATAATTTATTGCCAGATAAACGCCGAAGCCAATTGCGCTTAAGAATATCCATAAAATATCTTTTTTAATGTTCTCTTTTTTGAACTCTTTTTGAACTAGATATTCTAAAAGCAGAATCGGGGGTAAAAGAATTCCATTTAGTCTCGTCATCGTAACAAATATCCCAATAATCCCAGCAGCTGCCCATGAGCCTTTTCGTGCATAGTAGAAGCTTGAAATAGTTAATGCCAAAAACAGGCTTTCTGTATATGCAGCATGTAAGAAATAAGCGGTTGGAAATATAGAGAAGTAAACTACAGCCCGAAGCGCATCGTCTTTTTCAAAATCTAGCTCTACCAATTTATAGAGATAAAATGCTGCGACTATATATGAAATATTTGATATAAATAAACCGGACAAGACACTATCTTGGAATATATAAGAAAAAATTTTCATTAAATAGGGATACAAAGGAAGGAATGCTATTAAGAAATGATTTTCTTGTAGATCTGAGTTTGAATAGCCATAGGTTACGATGTCTGTATAATGGCCTGTATCCCAAACATCCCAGATTGAGAAAAATGACTCAGGGAATTCGTTTTCAA
The Thermodesulfobacteriota bacterium DNA segment above includes these coding regions:
- a CDS encoding glycosyltransferase family 39 protein, producing MRLSLDKYAVQIIVITLTAIIGTFVVAYVGYVLIENEFPESFFSIWDVWDTGHYTDIVTYGYSNSDLQENHFLIAFLPLYPYLMKIFSYIFQDSVLSGLFISNISYIVAAFYLYKLVELDFEKDDALRAVVYFSIFPTAYFLHAAYTESLFLALTISSFYYARKGSWAAAGIIGIFVTMTRLNGILLPPILLLEYLVQKEFKKENIKKDILWIFLSAIGFGVYLAINYSNYGSPFHFFGTQKEFWTMELGLPSKGFLYSFYMSQYPIAKYVITNSYSQIFFTMLAFLLIIYCF